In Silene latifolia isolate original U9 population chromosome 3, ASM4854445v1, whole genome shotgun sequence, a single window of DNA contains:
- the LOC141649457 gene encoding uncharacterized protein LOC141649457 — MAAHFHPEGLFDHNPCIVSCSKLSVVKKASFKYFNMWGASPSFLSKVTEEWGKNYHAAKELEDIQKEIIQSSNPDLINAEVDAIAKLKELTIARNRYLSQKAKVQWLEEGDINTAYFHGAIKKRQIQNKVIQIEDQHGRFLDLQNRYRHSVCHPFSTIFVP, encoded by the exons ATGGCTGCTCACTTCCATCCTGAAGGATTATTTGATCACAATCCCTGCATTGTTAGCTGTTCAAAACTTTCTGTGGTTAAAAAGGCTAGTTTCaagtacttcaatatgtggggagCTTCTCCATCATTTCTGAGTAAGGTTACTGAGGAATGGGGGAAGAATTACCATG CTGCAAAAGAACTGGAGGACATTCAGAAGGAAATAATACAGAGTAGTAACCCTGATCTTATTAATGCTGAAGTTGATGCCATTGCTAAATTAAAAGAGCTAACTATAGCCAGGAACCGCTATCTCAGTCAAAAAGCAAAGGTACAATGGCTGGAAGAAGGTGATATTAACACTGCATACTTTCATGGGGCTATTAAGAAAAGACAAATCCAAAACAAGGTGATACAGATTGAGGATCAACATGGAAGG TTTTTGGATCTTCAAAATCGATATcgtcactccgtttgtcatccgttttcaacaaTTTTCGTTCCATAG